A window of the Proteus terrae subsp. cibarius genome harbors these coding sequences:
- a CDS encoding metal ABC transporter permease, translating into MLDLLLQPFEYNYMVKAIWVSALVGAVCAFLSSYLILKGWSLMGDALSHSVVPGVAGAYILGLPYAVGAFFTGLLAALSMTFIRHITRLREDAVIGFIFSTFFAFGLLLVSLKPTAVNVQTIILGNILGIADEDVWQVVIITGISFLVLFCIWKDLLVVFFDEVHAKSIGLSPLKLKIIFFTLLSACTVAALQTVGAILVIAMVVTPGATAYLLTDQFKRLAIIAICIGTITSAVGAYLSYFFNGATGGVIVTMQTSLFLLAFLFAPKHGMLAARRRARQSSQQLITQSHQHKGSTKQEEVKL; encoded by the coding sequence ATGCTAGATTTACTCCTACAACCTTTTGAATATAACTATATGGTGAAAGCGATTTGGGTAAGCGCCTTAGTTGGTGCCGTCTGCGCTTTTCTTTCATCCTATCTTATTTTGAAAGGTTGGTCGTTAATGGGAGATGCCCTTTCCCACTCAGTTGTTCCCGGTGTTGCAGGGGCTTATATATTAGGTTTGCCTTACGCAGTCGGTGCTTTTTTTACGGGTTTACTCGCTGCATTATCAATGACATTTATTCGTCATATCACACGCCTTCGTGAAGATGCTGTTATCGGTTTTATCTTCTCCACTTTTTTTGCCTTTGGTCTGTTGCTGGTTTCTCTTAAACCGACAGCCGTCAACGTTCAGACCATTATTCTCGGAAATATTTTAGGTATTGCTGATGAAGATGTATGGCAAGTTGTGATTATTACAGGTATCTCTTTCTTAGTCTTATTTTGCATCTGGAAAGACTTGCTTGTAGTTTTCTTTGATGAAGTTCATGCAAAGTCAATCGGCTTATCACCACTAAAATTAAAAATTATCTTTTTTACTCTTTTGAGCGCGTGTACTGTTGCAGCGCTTCAAACTGTTGGCGCCATTCTTGTCATTGCTATGGTAGTGACGCCCGGTGCAACGGCTTATTTACTCACAGACCAATTTAAACGACTTGCAATTATTGCTATCTGTATCGGTACAATCACAAGTGCTGTAGGCGCTTATCTTAGCTACTTCTTTAATGGTGCAACAGGTGGCGTGATTGTTACAATGCAAACATCACTCTTTTTGTTGGCTTTCTTATTTGCGCCTAAACACGGTATGTTGGCAGCTCGTCGCCGTGCTCGTCAGAGTTCACAACAGTTGATCACACAATCTCATCAACATAAAGGATCAACAAAACAAGAAGAGGTGAAACTATGA
- a CDS encoding metal ABC transporter permease, producing the protein MNELMEFFIEPFQYPFMQRAIIAAIIIGIACAILSCYMVLKGWSLMGDAISHAVLPGVVLAYVTAIPLTVGAFLSGLFCSFATGYLKEHSRIKEDTVMGIVFSGMFAVGLVIFASVDTDQHLMHILFGNILGITPDVLTQISIICVITITIMLIKQKDFMLYCFDPNQARIVGLPVTLLHYGLLSILALTIVASMQAVGIILVVAMLISPGITAYLLTRSFSRMIMLAIVFSVASSVIGTFISFHIDGATGPCIVLTQAVFFIIALLCNQIKLAKIKRQTKPASA; encoded by the coding sequence ATGAATGAGTTGATGGAGTTTTTCATTGAGCCTTTTCAATATCCCTTTATGCAACGCGCTATTATTGCAGCCATTATTATAGGTATCGCCTGCGCTATTTTATCTTGTTATATGGTATTAAAAGGCTGGTCTTTAATGGGAGATGCTATCTCTCACGCCGTTTTGCCTGGAGTTGTTCTTGCTTATGTCACCGCCATTCCATTAACAGTAGGAGCCTTTCTTTCTGGGCTGTTTTGCTCGTTTGCAACCGGTTATTTAAAAGAGCACAGTCGTATTAAAGAAGATACTGTGATGGGAATTGTATTCTCGGGTATGTTTGCTGTCGGTTTAGTCATTTTCGCCAGTGTCGATACAGACCAACATTTAATGCATATTTTATTTGGTAATATTTTAGGCATTACGCCGGATGTATTAACTCAAATTAGTATTATCTGTGTAATCACCATCACTATTATGCTTATTAAGCAAAAAGATTTTATGCTTTATTGCTTCGATCCTAACCAAGCAAGAATTGTTGGTTTACCTGTCACGTTATTACACTATGGATTACTGTCTATTTTGGCATTAACCATCGTTGCCTCAATGCAAGCTGTTGGGATTATTTTGGTTGTCGCTATGCTTATTTCACCGGGGATCACCGCGTATTTATTAACACGTAGTTTTTCACGCATGATTATGTTAGCAATTGTATTTTCTGTCGCATCTAGCGTTATAGGAACATTTATTAGTTTCCATATTGATGGAGCAACAGGTCCATGTATTGTGCTAACGCAAGCTGTATTCTTTATTATTGCGCTACTCTGTAATCAGATTAAATTAGCAAAAATAAAGCGACAAACAAAACCCGCTAGCGCCTGA
- a CDS encoding YniB family protein — protein sequence MSYQYAGLYAILKRVLGWLIFIPAFISTAVSLIGLAAIQRPSGDGVNAVINDFFRVLAEMVQFNTPFLGFFWRNSPIPNTQMGFSQENITFFVIFLFMFIGLAFSASGLRIYRQVKYLKENIQDQLIIERAMKSGVTAEELQQNIKLPRHTIFTQIMVLYLSPLVVIAIGYFLMKFLGW from the coding sequence ATGAGTTATCAATATGCAGGATTGTATGCCATTTTAAAGCGTGTACTTGGTTGGCTTATTTTTATTCCTGCCTTTATTTCGACAGCTGTATCATTGATAGGATTGGCTGCAATACAACGCCCAAGTGGTGATGGTGTAAATGCCGTAATTAATGATTTTTTTCGTGTATTAGCGGAAATGGTGCAATTTAATACACCTTTCTTAGGTTTTTTCTGGCGAAATTCACCTATTCCCAATACACAAATGGGATTTAGCCAAGAAAATATTACTTTTTTTGTTATCTTTCTTTTTATGTTTATTGGTTTAGCATTTAGTGCATCAGGATTACGAATTTATCGCCAAGTGAAATATCTGAAGGAAAATATACAAGATCAGCTGATTATAGAACGTGCAATGAAAAGTGGTGTGACGGCTGAGGAATTACAACAGAATATCAAATTGCCTCGACATACTATCTTTACGCAAATTATGGTGCTTTATCTTTCACCTCTAGTTGTCATTGCAATAGGCTATTTCTTGATGAAATTCTTAGGATGGTAA
- a CDS encoding manganese/iron ABC transporter ATP-binding protein, whose amino-acid sequence MSNIKANPTLTVDNATVTYNNGHTAIFDASFSITGGTICALVGINGSGKSTLFKTIMGLVKPSKGKVTLNDNPIQQALKQNMIAYVPQTEEVDWNFPVLVSDVVMMGRYGKMGFFRIPSKRDHEVVEASLERVGLSGLGHRQIGELSGGQKKRVFLARAMAQEGTVLLLDEPFTGVDVKTENAIIELLRNLREEGHLVLVSTHNLGSVPEFCDHVILINRTVLDSGPTETTFTQKNLEHAFGGVLRHISLSGSDLHDDDDPRSLTVITDDERAAVFYGHQEEHTPAHQSQRKQGD is encoded by the coding sequence ATGAGCAATATAAAAGCTAATCCTACTTTGACTGTTGATAATGCCACTGTTACTTACAACAACGGTCATACGGCCATTTTTGATGCAAGCTTCTCTATCACTGGCGGCACTATTTGTGCCCTAGTGGGCATCAATGGCAGTGGTAAATCCACACTATTTAAAACCATTATGGGGCTGGTAAAGCCCTCTAAAGGTAAAGTGACATTAAACGATAATCCAATCCAACAGGCATTAAAACAAAATATGATCGCCTATGTTCCGCAAACAGAAGAAGTTGACTGGAATTTCCCTGTCCTCGTTTCTGATGTTGTGATGATGGGGCGTTATGGAAAAATGGGCTTTTTTCGTATTCCTTCAAAGCGCGACCATGAGGTTGTTGAAGCATCATTAGAACGCGTTGGCTTGTCAGGTTTAGGACATCGCCAAATTGGTGAGCTTTCAGGTGGTCAGAAAAAACGTGTTTTCTTAGCACGAGCAATGGCTCAAGAAGGTACTGTTTTATTACTTGATGAACCATTTACTGGTGTCGATGTTAAAACAGAGAATGCCATTATTGAGCTATTACGCAATTTGCGTGAAGAAGGCCACTTAGTTTTAGTTTCAACACATAACTTGGGAAGTGTTCCTGAATTTTGTGACCACGTTATTTTGATCAATAGAACAGTGTTAGACAGTGGTCCAACTGAAACGACATTTACACAAAAAAACTTAGAACACGCATTTGGTGGTGTATTACGCCACATTAGCCTATCAGGTTCTGATCTTCATGATGATGACGATCCTCGCTCACTCACTGTCATTACCGATGATGAACGTGCTGCCGTATTCTATGGTCATCAAGAAGAACACACTCCAGCGCATCAAAGCCAGCGCAAACAAGGAGATTAG
- the hxpB gene encoding hexitol phosphatase HxpB: MSFKFPIEAAIFDMDGLLIDSEPFWQQAEHEVFAELGVDLSLASSMPDTVGLRINEVIDLWYRVSPWQGVSKQEAKQKMVSRVVKSVEETKPLLPGVEHALELCKSSGLKIALASASPDFMLERVLELFNIRHYFSAVVSADELPHSKPHPEVYLNAAKALNLDPIHCVSLEDSRNGMIACKGARMRSIVVPATEQFNDKQWGLADVKIASLNELTQLHLLG, encoded by the coding sequence ATGTCTTTTAAATTCCCTATTGAAGCTGCAATATTTGATATGGATGGTTTATTAATCGACTCTGAACCATTTTGGCAGCAAGCAGAACATGAGGTCTTTGCTGAATTAGGCGTCGATTTATCTCTTGCCTCATCAATGCCCGACACGGTTGGATTAAGAATAAACGAAGTTATTGATTTATGGTATAGAGTATCACCTTGGCAAGGCGTTTCAAAACAAGAAGCAAAACAAAAAATGGTTTCTCGTGTTGTCAAATCAGTTGAAGAAACAAAGCCATTATTACCAGGTGTTGAACATGCTTTAGAACTTTGCAAATCATCAGGGTTAAAAATTGCACTGGCATCAGCCTCTCCTGACTTTATGCTTGAGCGTGTACTTGAGTTGTTTAATATTCGCCATTACTTCTCTGCCGTAGTATCTGCCGATGAATTGCCACACAGCAAGCCTCACCCAGAAGTTTATCTAAACGCAGCTAAAGCTCTTAATCTTGATCCTATCCACTGTGTTTCATTAGAAGATTCTCGCAATGGTATGATTGCTTGTAAAGGCGCAAGAATGCGTTCTATCGTTGTACCTGCAACAGAACAATTTAATGATAAACAATGGGGATTGGCTGATGTGAAAATTGCGTCACTCAATGAACTAACGCAACTGCATTTATTAGGCTAA
- a CDS encoding fructosamine kinase family protein: MWQNIGRLLESNLGFSAKINEKIHLSSGDIHHTWKIYYGDTPIFVKSNLREFLPNFKNEAEQLEMLAKSQTIRTPRVLGIGNSKDASFLLLEFLPVQPFTPHSAYCFGQQLAKLHQWEDQPSYGFDFDTQIDTTPQLNSWEKRWNHFYSEKRIGFQLQLASEKGMIFGDIDEITQLINHRLADHTPQPSLLHGNLWPKNCAAIGQSEGTVFDPACYWGDRECDIAMLPLCTAVPANIFDGYQSVWPLSDKFLSRQPIYQLYFFLNRCNLFGGEENYLEVRKIIDDLLATP, from the coding sequence ATGTGGCAGAATATAGGTCGTTTACTGGAATCAAACTTAGGATTTTCAGCAAAGATAAACGAAAAAATTCACCTTTCTAGTGGCGATATTCATCATACATGGAAAATTTATTATGGTGATACGCCTATTTTTGTGAAATCCAACTTGCGTGAATTTCTGCCTAATTTTAAAAATGAGGCAGAACAACTCGAAATGTTGGCAAAAAGCCAAACAATTCGAACTCCTCGGGTTCTTGGTATCGGTAATAGTAAAGATGCCAGCTTCCTACTTCTTGAGTTTTTGCCTGTTCAACCATTTACACCTCATAGTGCCTACTGCTTCGGACAACAACTAGCAAAGCTACATCAGTGGGAAGATCAACCTAGCTATGGCTTTGATTTCGATACTCAAATCGATACCACTCCTCAACTCAATAGCTGGGAAAAACGCTGGAATCACTTTTATTCGGAAAAACGTATTGGCTTTCAGCTACAACTGGCTTCCGAGAAAGGCATGATTTTTGGGGATATCGACGAGATCACTCAACTTATCAATCATCGCCTTGCTGACCATACCCCTCAACCCTCTCTGCTTCATGGTAACTTATGGCCTAAAAACTGTGCTGCAATTGGTCAATCAGAAGGTACGGTGTTTGATCCTGCTTGTTATTGGGGTGATCGAGAGTGTGATATCGCAATGTTACCGCTTTGCACAGCAGTACCTGCAAATATTTTCGATGGCTATCAAAGTGTTTGGCCGCTATCAGATAAGTTTTTATCACGTCAGCCTATTTACCAACTCTATTTCTTCCTTAACCGTTGTAACTTATTTGGAGGAGAAGAAAATTATTTAGAAGTTAGAAAAATAATTGACGACCTATTAGCAACACCTTAA